One window of the Klebsiella sp. WP3-W18-ESBL-02 genome contains the following:
- a CDS encoding sugar porter family MFS transporter — translation MTSISNDSTVMPSAQRDTRRMNWFVSFAAAVAGLLFGLDIGVIAGALPFITDHFVLSNRLQEWVVSSMMLGAAIGALFNGWLSFRLGRKYSLMVGAVLFVAGSLGSGFAVNVEMLLVARVVLGVAVGIASYTAPLYLSEMASEHVRGKMISMYQLMVTLGIVMAFLSDTAFSYSGNWRAMLAVLALPAVVLIVLVVFLPNSPRWLAEKGRHIEAEEVLRMLRDTSEKARDELNEIRESLKLKQGGWALFKINRNVRRAVFLGMLLQAMQQFTGMNIIMYYAPRIFKMAGFTTTEQQMIATLVVGLTFMFATFIAVFTVDKAGRKPALKIGFTVMALGTLVLGYCLMQFDNGTASSGLSWLSVGMTMMCIAGYAMSAAPVVWILCSEIQPLKCRDFGITCSTTTNWVSNMIIGATFLTLLDSIGAAGTFWLYTALNIAFIGVTFWLIPETKGVTLEHIERKLMKGEKLRNIGV, via the coding sequence ATGACTTCAATCAGTAACGACTCTACGGTAATGCCGAGCGCACAGCGTGATACCCGGCGCATGAATTGGTTTGTCTCATTCGCCGCCGCGGTGGCCGGGCTGCTCTTTGGATTGGATATCGGGGTGATTGCGGGTGCGCTGCCCTTTATTACCGACCACTTCGTCTTGTCTAATCGTCTGCAGGAATGGGTGGTCAGCAGCATGATGCTGGGCGCAGCAATTGGTGCCCTGTTTAACGGCTGGCTCTCTTTCCGCCTGGGACGGAAATACAGCCTGATGGTGGGGGCCGTGCTTTTTGTGGCGGGGTCGCTGGGATCGGGTTTTGCCGTCAATGTGGAAATGTTGCTGGTTGCCAGGGTGGTTCTCGGCGTGGCCGTGGGGATCGCTTCCTACACCGCGCCGCTGTATCTGTCGGAAATGGCCAGCGAGCACGTTCGCGGTAAGATGATCAGTATGTACCAGTTGATGGTGACGCTGGGGATCGTGATGGCGTTCCTGTCCGATACCGCGTTCAGCTACAGCGGCAACTGGCGTGCGATGCTTGCCGTGCTGGCGCTACCGGCGGTTGTCCTGATTGTATTGGTTGTCTTCCTGCCTAACAGCCCGCGCTGGCTGGCGGAAAAGGGCCGCCATATTGAGGCCGAAGAGGTACTGCGGATGCTGCGCGACACCTCTGAGAAAGCGCGCGATGAGCTGAACGAAATTCGTGAAAGCCTGAAGCTGAAGCAGGGCGGCTGGGCGCTGTTTAAGATCAATCGCAACGTCCGCCGCGCCGTATTTCTTGGCATGCTGCTGCAGGCGATGCAGCAATTCACCGGCATGAATATCATCATGTACTACGCGCCGCGTATTTTTAAAATGGCGGGCTTCACCACCACCGAACAGCAGATGATTGCCACGCTGGTGGTTGGGCTGACCTTCATGTTCGCCACCTTTATTGCCGTGTTTACCGTGGACAAAGCGGGGCGTAAACCGGCGCTGAAAATCGGCTTTACCGTGATGGCGCTCGGTACGCTGGTGCTGGGCTACTGCCTGATGCAGTTTGATAACGGCACCGCCTCAAGCGGGCTGTCCTGGCTGTCGGTGGGCATGACCATGATGTGCATTGCAGGCTATGCGATGAGCGCTGCGCCGGTGGTGTGGATCCTGTGTTCCGAAATTCAGCCGCTGAAATGTCGCGACTTTGGTATCACCTGTTCAACCACGACGAACTGGGTATCGAATATGATTATCGGCGCGACCTTCCTGACGCTGCTGGATTCGATTGGTGCGGCAGGGACGTTCTGGCTGTACACCGCGCTGAATATCGCCTTTATCGGCGTGACGTTCTGGCTGATTCCGGAAACCAAAGGGGTTACGCTGGAGCACATTGAACGCAAGCTGATGAAAGGCGAGAAATTGCGCAATATCGGCGTCTGA
- a CDS encoding oligogalacturonate lyase family protein, with product MKGKIIPLNFRHQKDSETGHEVIRMTPPHIICHRNYFYQKCFTRDGGKLIFGGAFEGHWNYYLLDIAAQQATQLTDGAGDNTFGGFLSDDDQSLWYVKDTRQLRRVDLTTLEEYVVYEVDDEWVAYGTWVANSDCTKLVGIEIKKSDWQPLTDWSKFRAFYFTNPECRLINIDLKTGEQRTILQEKRWLGHPIYRPFDDATVAFCHEGPRDAIDARIWLVNEDGSNVRCVRQQQPGESFTHEFWVPDGSALYYVAHQENNPHRYLYSADPATLENRQLMEIPPCSHLMSNHDGSLIVGDGAPHNTGDISLNDPFIWVFDLQTGGKKAICQHNSSWKVLDGDRQVTHPHPSFSPDGKWVLYTSDAEGMPALYLAKV from the coding sequence ATGAAAGGCAAAATCATCCCGCTGAATTTCCGTCACCAGAAGGACAGCGAAACCGGTCACGAAGTGATCCGGATGACGCCACCGCATATCATTTGCCATCGTAACTACTTCTACCAAAAATGCTTCACCCGCGACGGCGGCAAGCTGATTTTTGGCGGTGCGTTCGAGGGGCACTGGAACTACTACTTGCTGGATATTGCCGCGCAACAGGCAACCCAACTGACCGACGGCGCCGGGGATAACACCTTCGGTGGTTTTCTTTCCGATGACGACCAATCGCTGTGGTATGTAAAAGATACGCGCCAGCTTAGACGCGTCGATCTGACCACGCTGGAAGAGTACGTGGTCTACGAGGTGGATGACGAGTGGGTTGCCTACGGCACCTGGGTAGCAAACTCAGACTGCACAAAGCTGGTTGGCATTGAGATTAAAAAAAGCGACTGGCAGCCGCTGACCGACTGGTCGAAATTCCGCGCGTTCTACTTTACCAACCCGGAATGCCGCTTAATCAATATCGATCTAAAAACCGGCGAGCAGCGCACCATTTTGCAGGAAAAACGCTGGCTGGGGCACCCGATCTACCGCCCGTTTGACGACGCGACGGTGGCGTTTTGCCATGAAGGTCCGCGTGATGCGATCGACGCGCGTATCTGGCTGGTGAACGAAGACGGCAGCAACGTTCGCTGCGTGCGTCAGCAGCAGCCGGGAGAAAGCTTTACCCATGAATTCTGGGTTCCGGACGGTTCGGCGCTGTATTATGTCGCCCATCAGGAGAATAACCCGCACCGCTATCTCTACAGCGCCGATCCCGCAACGCTGGAAAACCGCCAGTTGATGGAGATCCCGCCCTGCTCTCACCTGATGAGCAACCACGATGGCTCGCTGATTGTAGGCGACGGCGCACCGCATAACACCGGTGATATTAGCCTGAACGATCCGTTTATCTGGGTGTTCGATCTGCAAACCGGCGGCAAGAAAGCCATTTGCCAACACAACAGCAGCTGGAAAGTGCTGGACGGCGACCGCCAGGTGACGCACCCGCATCCGTCGTTCTCACCGGACGGTAAGTGGGTGCTGTATACGTCCGACGCGGAGGGGATGCCGGCGCTGTATTTAGCGAAGGTATAA